A genomic stretch from Kovacikia minuta CCNUW1 includes:
- a CDS encoding pentapeptide MXKDX repeat protein, with the protein MNWKILSLIAGLILTASLAACSGSSTGTNQTAPSASPAADSMKKEDSMKQGDAMKKDGDAMKNDSMKQGDAMKKEDSMKQGDAMKKDGDAMKKDTTTKP; encoded by the coding sequence ATGAACTGGAAGATTTTGAGTTTAATAGCTGGGCTGATTTTAACGGCAAGTCTTGCTGCCTGTTCTGGCAGTTCCACGGGAACCAATCAGACTGCTCCCAGTGCCTCACCTGCCGCTGACTCGATGAAGAAAGAGGATTCGATGAAGCAAGGTGATGCAATGAAAAAAGATGGCGATGCCATGAAGAACGATTCGATGAAGCAGGGTGATGCAATGAAAAAAGAGGATTCAATGAAGCAGGGTGATGCAATGAAAAAAGATGGCGATGCCATGAAGAAGGATACAACCACTAAACCTTAA